From one Drosophila gunungcola strain Sukarami chromosome 2R unlocalized genomic scaffold, Dgunungcola_SK_2 000006F, whole genome shotgun sequence genomic stretch:
- the LOC128255166 gene encoding uncharacterized protein LOC128255166 produces MNLLAKMIVFLVILETVAAVDANLTAWRHHRRQKRFLIYQNGGVVKFVSGCAFPVPFMEKKVWRQLVWLMNFHYQFSEPQTPIYWWKLWDSSRNLNGPLTNQPAAPSIPDRLSVDEPQLLLFKFAEGYMNQLGQNGSACLERLICENGQVDEHSGLYAQLLHRLLRPHRTLDRRYLDAYRMGRHGVNCRRAFPEAHHCVLDNYVHLHERGPTQSFL; encoded by the exons ATGAACCTATT AGCCAAGATGATAGTTTTCCTTGTGATCCTGGAAACGGTGGCTGCAGTGGATGCCAATCTCACTGCATGGCGACATCACAGGCGACAGAAGCGCTTCCTGATCTATCAGAACGGTGGCGTTGTCAAG TTTGTTTCCGGTTGTGCATTTCCAGTGCCGTTTATGGAGAAAAAGGTCTGGCGACAGTTGGTCTGGCTGATGAACTTCCACTACCAGTTTAGTGAGCCGCAAACGCCCATCTACTGGTGGAAACTATGGGACAGTTCCCGAAATCTCAATGGTCCTTTGACCAACCAGCCAGCAGCTCCATCGATTCCAGATCGTCTTTCGGTGGATGAGCCGCAGCTGTTGCTCTTCAAGTTCGCCGAGGGCTATATGAATCAGTTGGGTCAGAATGGGAGTGCCTGTCTGGAGCGACTGATCTGCGAGAATGGTCAGGTGGATGAGCACAGTGGTCTTTATGCGCAATTGCTGCACAGGCTGTTAAG ACCACATCGAACACTGGACAGGCGATATTTGGATGCCTATAGGATGGGTCGACATGGCGTCAACTGTCGCAGAGCTTTTCCAGAGGCCCATCACTGCGTTTTAGACAACTACGTACACCTCCATGAACGGGGACCCACACAGAGTTTTCTTTAA